One genomic window of Bdellovibrionota bacterium includes the following:
- a CDS encoding twin-arginine translocase TatA/TatE family subunit yields the protein MFGLGSTELFIILAIVLVLFGGGKLPQVGSALGKGIRNFRKAFGGDDEEPSDKSKSENKSQKD from the coding sequence ATGTTCGGTTTGGGCTCCACAGAACTCTTCATCATTTTGGCTATTGTTCTCGTCCTTTTCGGCGGCGGTAAGCTTCCGCAGGTTGGGAGTGCTTTAGGTAAGGGGATCCGCAATTTCCGAAAGGCGTTCGGCGGGGACGACGAAGAGCCCTCAGACAAATCCAAGAGCGAAAACAAGAGCCAAAAGGAT